The nucleotide sequence TATCAAGTGGGTTTCCCGTAGAGTTCAGAATGAGCTTTCCAcacaccagctaatcaaaaagaaataaataaatacagctacccaacagccaatcagaaaaaagcatcactgtatccgggtaaaacaaagcaacaacgttgcgttccaaagaaaaggatgcacatgcgcaATGCAGACTGACCGCAGGTTAGAAGACGCGGTCTGTCTGCACCcctgagttcaaaacttgagagccctgcagatgggacatgagtcaaggtgtaaaatcaaacacaggtcaaataaatgtttgtcaaacatggtttctgtcgtTATAGTTAGTTCCTATCATactgatttatgtctcagtgttcatgtttctgtttactttgaatttgttattgatgatataaaaagaagGATGAagcaggaaagaggggaggggctaatcaaatgtcttttttagatccaacttttcttcagaattttgatttttttcttggaattctgagatcaaaggcagaattctagaactctgcctttgatgtcacaGGCAGAATTCTATTACATCATCATCGCTGTGACTGACAGCTGTGTGGACCAATGAGTGTTTAGGTTACAGGAAGGGGCGCAACATGAATACTGCAGCTCTAAACTGCATCAGCAGCCCAGGATGTCGGTGACTATGGCACAGTCAGCAGTTAATTGTTGCACTAACTTCTTTTTATCCCTTCAGAGAAAGACGTCTCCTCTCACAAACAACCTAAATTTATTAACCTGAGCCTCATCTGTCCTCGTCTCCccatctgtgtctctgtcctctctgcaggGATTTCAATGCCCATCCCCGTGCTGGGCCTCAGAGATCACTCCAAGGTGTTCAAAGATGGCAGCTGCCTGCTGACGGATAACAACTTTGTGCTGGTGGGCTCCTTCGTAGCCTTCTTCGTGCCACTCACCATCATGGTCGTCACCTATTTCCTGACCATCAACGCGCTGCAGAACGAGGCCACCCTGTGTCTGGACCAGCTGGTCCCCCGGCCTAAATGGAGCACCACATTCACGCTGAGCTTCTTACCGCAGACCTCACTGTCCTCTGAGAAACTCTTCAGACGCTCCATAAGCCGCGAGGCCGGAGGGAGGGGGAGCAGCGGCAGGCTCAGCGGCCCCAGAGAGAGTGTCAGCGGCTCTCTGTTTGGACGCCGCACCATGCAGTCCATCAGCAACGAGCAGAAGGCGTCCAAAGTCCTCGGGGTGGTGTTTTTCCTCTTCGTGGTCATGTGGTGTCCGTTCTTCATCACCAATGTGCTCGTGGTGGTGTGTGACCCTGCTGTGTGCGACGCAGGGCTCATGGGAGGCCTGCTGAATGTGTTTGTCTGGGTGGGGTATATGTCCTCAGCAGTCAACCCGCTGGTCTACACACTCTTTAATAAAACGTACAGAGCGGCATTCCTCAGATACGTCCGCTGTCAGTACTCGCCAGAGAAGAAACCTCTGCAACTCATCCTGGTGAACACCATCCCGCCGCTCGCCTACAGCTCCACGCAGCTGCAACTCAGCGGCAACGGGAGGATACGGAACGGAGTGAAGGACTTCTCTTTACCGGGACAGGACTCAGAGAAACACAAGCTAGACAAGAGTCACGGAGAGAGGGACGAGAGCTGTGTTTGAGCGTCTGGAGTAAATTCATGGTGCATTCAGGAAGAGATTAACCCTTCGTGGTAACGTTACAtcaaggagggaggaggaaggtcAAAGTGCCAAAGACGAAGTGCCTCACAGTCAGGGTGTTAGAGACACTGAGGTCAGGAGggagaaaattaaaacattcatGATGCAGTACTTTTTAACGGATTAGTTTAAGACAGTCAACAGATCAGATTAGCCAAGTTTACTTCAATGAAACCTCTAGAATGATGTTTCTCTCGTCTGCTGAAGTTTCTGGTCTCTTTGTCAGCGAGACGAAgcatctattttcatttttaggTGAGTAAGTCGAATGAGACAGGTAGAGGTAGGACGGTCCGTGCAGACGATGTGAGACACTTAGAGCACATGACCCCTTCTATAAGAAACCCAGACGTATGTAGACTCTGGCTGCTAGGCTGTGACCTCAGCTCACCTCCCCTCGTCGGTCAGGTGTCCTCTGTCTCACGTCACACCTTGCAGATGGATCAGGAGGGATTAGACTGGACACCTTACCAGCTGCTGGTGTGTGAGAAGGAGATCCAGGATGAGCCGGACTCTGCAGGACTCCGGATCAACCAGCCGcaatgaggagaggagacgcCTGCCTCTTCTGTGAATTCTGCTGAAGATGAACAGTGAATATACTTTTCATGTTTGTGATAATAACGTTTCAGAGACGACataaataaatctatatttgTATTTGGTGCAGATTAATGTGAACACACATACATGATTGTTAAAAAGATTTATTCAGGATTCTGATCTGATGCAGTATGCAGACTGGAGCAAGATTAATGAAGAGGTTTGTTTCTCACCTTTATTGTGTTCTTTGAGACCATCAGTGCACAAACTGGGATTGTGTTTAAGAGCCATCAGGGTGTTTCTCCTTCAGTTTTTACATGAGGTCCGTTAGTTGGATTCCACATGTTTgtatgttattttaaa is from Notolabrus celidotus isolate fNotCel1 chromosome 10, fNotCel1.pri, whole genome shotgun sequence and encodes:
- the htr2aa gene encoding 5-hydroxytryptamine receptor 2A codes for the protein MNLRGSNVSELISNTVRAITALESNTRPPRVPGENTLRINNSECRGIDVLMGNWSHHAMGGIYGVSQCPPGQQVAAQKNWAALLILGVIAVTVMGNILVILAVSLEKKLQNATNYFLMSLAVADMLLGILVMPVSMVTILYDYGWPLPSELCPIWIYLDVLFSTASIMHLCAISLDRYIGIRNPIHHSRFNSHTKARLKIMAVWTISVGISMPIPVLGLRDHSKVFKDGSCLLTDNNFVLVGSFVAFFVPLTIMVVTYFLTINALQNEATLCLDQLVPRPKWSTTFTLSFLPQTSLSSEKLFRRSISREAGGRGSSGRLSGPRESVSGSLFGRRTMQSISNEQKASKVLGVVFFLFVVMWCPFFITNVLVVVCDPAVCDAGLMGGLLNVFVWVGYMSSAVNPLVYTLFNKTYRAAFLRYVRCQYSPEKKPLQLILVNTIPPLAYSSTQLQLSGNGRIRNGVKDFSLPGQDSEKHKLDKSHGERDESCV